A genomic region of Miscanthus floridulus cultivar M001 chromosome 3, ASM1932011v1, whole genome shotgun sequence contains the following coding sequences:
- the LOC136542257 gene encoding protein ACCUMULATION AND REPLICATION OF CHLOROPLASTS 3, chloroplastic-like isoform X1: protein MAAPVRALPLPSPVAYPRMSLRGRSSCSRRRAPGVRAAASAAAAEGASRATEPVAVVGVGSRKDAVIDFCLGSRTLSSTPIRFWTVHVIDNSKVQLIQKGHGTDAVFRDLEPPLFLHLCPPAVILVSSVGQDADHITAMELLSAVKSAGNLAASIFLKPFCFEGQRRQVEAADLIGKLQTCSNFHIVIEADSLLETEVETLAEALESANDAVLSIISMISIMMSGYNKMFWSSLNAQIKEVDPEDVAKLLRSYGEAIVGFGAGYNIQSAIKQAVFQCPFLRGGIKGACAKGRTQYRELPLCAGSREGCQWQVLPSPVQCEETATRTRDLPVTDGLEQCGFLSLTTARVLSEGDMISILHIFRRVTGFTKDIIFSRNSEPDLEPKLIVVSLLTIRNHYDESVSTVQEGFLSNLALHFPFISSLMGGDIPEQKQIRSKHSFNQLPDNRSNSVEQDEFSQLSNWSSDATVSKLFPEQFEDLESVRGSNDRNERIKLESLEGNLAVTGEMSKDDNREHLVSQQEHRFLSNSPGFDIAQLWAKQHAMASGSSKNDKLDIVAHPVGVKLSKVQSDHSPNTQPETLGADTTVATGHAAFGVPFSDVRLEKVMDVCSSAVTFLRNRMDRSRKRGSNSVSSRAALVLLSFSLSCILTLNVMLTQFVISFIPCLDTKGK from the exons ATGGCGGCTCCCGTCCGGGCCCTCCCGCTCCCGTCGCCCGTCGCGTACCCCCGCATGTCCTTGCGGGGCCGCAGCAGCTGCAGCCGGCGCCGCGCCCCCGGAGTTcgcgcggcggcgtcggcggcggcggcggagggtgcTTCGCGGGCGACGGAGCCCGTGGCGGTGGTCGGCGTAGGCAGCCGGAAGGACGCCGTCATTGACTTCTGCCTGGGCTCACGCACGCTGTCCTCCACCCCCATCCGCTTCTG GACAGTACATGTGATTGATAATTCTAAAGTTCAGTTAATACAAAAAGGTCATGGAACTG ATGCAGTGTTCAGAGACTTGGAACCTCCCTTATTTCTTCATCTGTGCCCGCCTGCGGTTATTCTT GTTTCTAGTGTGGGACAAGATGCTGATCATATTACTGCAATGGAGCTTCTTAGCGCTGTCAAATCTGCTGGTAATCTGGCTGCATCAATATTTTTGAAGCCCTTCTGCTTTGAGGGACAAAGAAGGCAAGTAGAG GCAGCTGATTTGATTGGCAAACTTCAAACGTGCTCAAACTTTCATATTG TTATTGAAGCTGATTCATTGCTTGAGACGGAAGTGGAAACTCTTGCTGAAGCTTTGGAAAGTGCCAATGATGCTGTCCTGTCAATTATTAGCATGATATCTATCATGATGTCT GGTTACAATAAAATGTTCTGGAGTTCCCTTAATGCACAAATTAAGGAAGTCGATCCTGAGGATGTAGCCAAG CTACTCAGAAGCTATGGGGAAGCTATAGTTGGCTTTGGTGCTGGTTATAACATCCAGTCAGCAATTAAGCAGGCGGTCTTCCAATGTCCATTTCTTCGTGGTGGCATAAAG GGTGCCTGTgcaaaagggcgtacccagtacagagagctcccgctctgtgcgggctctagggaagggtgtcagtggcaagtcttaccctcgcctgtgcaatgcgaggagactgcaactcgaacccgggaccttccggtcacagacg gactTGAACAATGTGGTTTCCTCTCCCTTACAACTGCTCGGGTGTTGTCTGAAGGTGACATGATCTCCATTTTGCACATCTTTCGTCGAGTTACTGGGTTCACCAAAGATATTATATTTTCGAGAAATTCTGAACCTGATTTAGAGCCAAAACTGATAGTAGTTTCTCTTCTAACTATCCG AAACCATTATGATGAAAGTGTTTCCACAGTACAAGAGGGCTTTCTTTCAAATTTGGCCTTGCATTTTCCTTTTATATCCTCTCTTATGGGAGGAGATATCCCTGAGCAGAAACAAATTAGGTCGAAGCATTCCTTTAATCAACTGCCTGACAACAGATCTAATTCTGTAGAACAAGACGAATTCTCACAACTTTCTAATTGGTCATCTGATGCTACTGTTTCCAAATTATTTCCTGAACAATTTGAGGATTTGGAATCTGTGAG AGGCAGTAATGACAggaatgagagaataaagctagAATCTCTGGAAGGTAATTTGGCAGTTACTGGAGAAATGAGCAAAGACGATAACAGAG AGCATTTAGTTTCACAGCAGGAACATCGTTTCTTGAGCAACTCCCCTGGTTTTGATATTGCACAATTGTGGGCTAAACAGCATGCGATGGCAAGTGGAAGCAGTAAAAATGATAAGCTTGATATTGTCGCTCATCCTGTTGGTGTAAAACTTAGCAAAGTTCAGTCTGATCATTCTCCAAATACGCAGCCTGAAACTCTTGGTGCTGACACAACTGTTGCTACTGGACATGCTGCCTTTGGAGTACCATTTTCTGATGTTCGTTTGGAGAAAGTAATGGACGTGTGTAGTTCTGCGGTCACATTTCTGAGGAATAGAATGGATAGGTCTCGAAAGCGTGGCTCAAACTCAGTATCCAGCCGGGCTGCCCTGGTGCTCCTTAGTTTCTCTCTCTCCTGCATACTTACCTTGAATGTCATGCTGACACAGTTTGTTATAAGCTTCATTCCTTGTTTGGACACCAAGGGGAAGTAG
- the LOC136542257 gene encoding protein ACCUMULATION AND REPLICATION OF CHLOROPLASTS 3, chloroplastic-like isoform X3: protein MAAPVRALPLPSPVAYPRMSLRGRSSCSRRRAPGVRAAASAAAAEGASRATEPVAVVGVGSRKDAVIDFCLGSRTLSSTPIRFWTVHVIDNSKVQLIQKGHGTDAVFRDLEPPLFLHLCPPAVILVSSVGQDADHITAMELLSAVKSAGNLAASIFLKPFCFEGQRRQVEAADLIGKLQTCSNFHIVIEADSLLETEVETLAEALESANDAVLSIISMISIMMSGYNKMFWSSLNAQIKEVDPEDVAKLLRSYGEAIVGFGAGYNIQSAIKQAVFQCPFLRGGIKGACAKGRTQYRELPLCAGSREGCQWQVLPSPVQCEETATRTRDLPVTDGLEQCGFLSLTTARVLSEGDMISILHIFRRVTGFTKDIIFSRNSEPDLEPKLIVVSLLTIRNHYDESVSTVQEGFLSNLALHFPFISSLMGGDIPEQKQIRSKHSFNQLPDNRSNSVEQDEFSQLSNWSSDATVSKLFPEQFEDLESVSMPTAILS from the exons ATGGCGGCTCCCGTCCGGGCCCTCCCGCTCCCGTCGCCCGTCGCGTACCCCCGCATGTCCTTGCGGGGCCGCAGCAGCTGCAGCCGGCGCCGCGCCCCCGGAGTTcgcgcggcggcgtcggcggcggcggcggagggtgcTTCGCGGGCGACGGAGCCCGTGGCGGTGGTCGGCGTAGGCAGCCGGAAGGACGCCGTCATTGACTTCTGCCTGGGCTCACGCACGCTGTCCTCCACCCCCATCCGCTTCTG GACAGTACATGTGATTGATAATTCTAAAGTTCAGTTAATACAAAAAGGTCATGGAACTG ATGCAGTGTTCAGAGACTTGGAACCTCCCTTATTTCTTCATCTGTGCCCGCCTGCGGTTATTCTT GTTTCTAGTGTGGGACAAGATGCTGATCATATTACTGCAATGGAGCTTCTTAGCGCTGTCAAATCTGCTGGTAATCTGGCTGCATCAATATTTTTGAAGCCCTTCTGCTTTGAGGGACAAAGAAGGCAAGTAGAG GCAGCTGATTTGATTGGCAAACTTCAAACGTGCTCAAACTTTCATATTG TTATTGAAGCTGATTCATTGCTTGAGACGGAAGTGGAAACTCTTGCTGAAGCTTTGGAAAGTGCCAATGATGCTGTCCTGTCAATTATTAGCATGATATCTATCATGATGTCT GGTTACAATAAAATGTTCTGGAGTTCCCTTAATGCACAAATTAAGGAAGTCGATCCTGAGGATGTAGCCAAG CTACTCAGAAGCTATGGGGAAGCTATAGTTGGCTTTGGTGCTGGTTATAACATCCAGTCAGCAATTAAGCAGGCGGTCTTCCAATGTCCATTTCTTCGTGGTGGCATAAAG GGTGCCTGTgcaaaagggcgtacccagtacagagagctcccgctctgtgcgggctctagggaagggtgtcagtggcaagtcttaccctcgcctgtgcaatgcgaggagactgcaactcgaacccgggaccttccggtcacagacg gactTGAACAATGTGGTTTCCTCTCCCTTACAACTGCTCGGGTGTTGTCTGAAGGTGACATGATCTCCATTTTGCACATCTTTCGTCGAGTTACTGGGTTCACCAAAGATATTATATTTTCGAGAAATTCTGAACCTGATTTAGAGCCAAAACTGATAGTAGTTTCTCTTCTAACTATCCG AAACCATTATGATGAAAGTGTTTCCACAGTACAAGAGGGCTTTCTTTCAAATTTGGCCTTGCATTTTCCTTTTATATCCTCTCTTATGGGAGGAGATATCCCTGAGCAGAAACAAATTAGGTCGAAGCATTCCTTTAATCAACTGCCTGACAACAGATCTAATTCTGTAGAACAAGACGAATTCTCACAACTTTCTAATTGGTCATCTGATGCTACTGTTTCCAAATTATTTCCTGAACAATTTGAGGATTTGGAATCTGTGAG CATGCCCACTGCAATTCTGTCTTAG
- the LOC136542250 gene encoding phytoene synthase 3, chloroplastic, with protein MMSTSHAVKSPACAARWPVDAPTRTATFSARYGRRWRGGRGVAPGSVRAAGSSNTIGCLEAEPWGAAAPAPALPLRGLHVAAPAPGDDALAVPSEQRVHEVVLKQAALAAAAPRTARIEPVPMDGGLKAAFHRCGEVCQEYAKTFYLATQLMTPERRRAIWAIYVWCRRTDELVDGPNASHISAVALDRWESRLEDIFAGRPYDMLDAALSDTVANFPVDIQPFRDMIEGMRMDLKKSRYRSFDELYLYCYYVAGTVGLMSVPVMGISPDSRAATETVYKGALALGLANQLTNILRDVGEDARRGRIYLPQDELEMAGLSDADILDGRVTDEWRSFMRGQITRARAFFRQAEEGATELNQESRWPVWASLLLYRQILDEIEANDYNNFTRRAYVPKRKKLMALPKAYLISLVPPSSQQAERQRRYSSLT; from the exons ATGATGTCCACTAGCCACGCGGTGAAGTCGCCGGCGTGCGCGGCACGGTGGCCCGTGGACGCGCCGACCCGCACGGCGACGTTCTCGGCCAGGTACGGGAGGCGGTGGCGAGGAGGCCGCGGCGTGGCGCCGGGCTCCGTGCGCGCCGCGGGCTCCTCCAACACCATTGGCTGCCTCGAGGCCGAGCCGTggggcgccgccgcgcccgcgccagcaCTGCCGCTGCGGGGACTCCAtgtggcggcgccggcgcccggGGACGACGCGCTCGCCGTGCCGTCCGAGCAGAGGGTGCACGAGGTCGTGCTCAAGCAGGCGGCGCTCGCGGCCGCGGCGCCGAGGACGGCGCGGATCGAGCCCGTGCCCATGGACGGCGGGCTCAAGGCGGCCTTCCACCGCTGCGGGGAGGTCTGCCAGGAGTACGCCAAGACATTCTACCTGG CGACGCAGCTGATGACGCcggagcggaggagggcaatctGGGCAATATACG TGTGGTGCAGGAGAACGGACGAGCTGGTTGACGGGCCCAACGCGTCCCACATCTCGGCGGTGGCGCTGGACCGGTGGGAGTCGCGGCTGGAGGACATCTTCGCCGGCCGCCCGTACGACATGCTCGACGCCGCCCTGTCCGACACCGTCGCCAACTTCCCCGTCGACATACAGCCGTTCAGGGACATGATCGAGGGGATGCGCATGGACCTGAAGAAGTCCCGGTACCGGAGCTTCGACGAGCTGTACCTCTACTGCTACTACGTGGCCGGCACCGTGGGGCTGATGAGCGTCCCGGTGATGGGCATCTCGCCGGACTCGAGGGCGGCCACCGAGACGGTCTACAAGGGGGCGCTGGCGCTGGGCCTGGCCAACCAGCTCACCAACATCCTCAGGGACGTCGGCGAGGA CGCCAGAAGGGGAAGGATCTATCTCCCACAGGACGAACTGGAGATGGCGGGGCTCTCCGACGCCGACATCTTGGACGGCCGCGTCACCGACGAGTGGCGGAGCTTCATGAGGGGCCAGATCACCAGGGCCAGAGCCTTCTTCAGGCAGGCCGAGGAAGGCGCCACCGAGCTCAATCAGGAGAGCCGATGGCCG GTGTGGGCTTCTCTGCTCCTGTACCGGCAAATCCTCGACGAGATCGAGGCGAACGACTACAACAACTTCACCAGGAGGGCCTACGTTCCAAAGAGGAAGAAGCTGATGGCGCTGCCCAAGGCGTACCTGATATCACTGGTGCCCCCCTCTTCTCAGCAGGCTGAGAGACAGAGACGCTACTCCAGCCTAACATAG
- the LOC136542257 gene encoding protein ACCUMULATION AND REPLICATION OF CHLOROPLASTS 3, chloroplastic-like isoform X4: protein MAAPVRALPLPSPVAYPRMSLRGRSSCSRRRAPGVRAAASAAAAEGASRATEPVAVVGVGSRKDAVIDFCLGSRTLSSTPIRFWTVHVIDNSKVQLIQKGHGTDAVFRDLEPPLFLHLCPPAVILVSSVGQDADHITAMELLSAVKSAGNLAASIFLKPFCFEGQRRQVEAADLIGKLQTCSNFHIVIEADSLLETEVETLAEALESANDAVLSIISMISIMMSGYNKMFWSSLNAQIKEVDPEDVAKLLRSYGEAIVGFGAGYNIQSAIKQAVFQCPFLRGGIKGACAKGRTQYRELPLCAGSREGCQWQVLPSPVQCEETATRTRDLPVTDGLEQCGFLSLTTARVLSEGDMISILHIFRRVTGFTKDIIFSRNSEPDLEPKLIVVSLLTIRNHYDESVSTVQEGFLSNLALHFPFISSLMGGDIPEQKQIRSKHSFNQLPDNRSNSVEQDEFSQLSNWSSDATVSKLFPEQFEDLESVRQ, encoded by the exons ATGGCGGCTCCCGTCCGGGCCCTCCCGCTCCCGTCGCCCGTCGCGTACCCCCGCATGTCCTTGCGGGGCCGCAGCAGCTGCAGCCGGCGCCGCGCCCCCGGAGTTcgcgcggcggcgtcggcggcggcggcggagggtgcTTCGCGGGCGACGGAGCCCGTGGCGGTGGTCGGCGTAGGCAGCCGGAAGGACGCCGTCATTGACTTCTGCCTGGGCTCACGCACGCTGTCCTCCACCCCCATCCGCTTCTG GACAGTACATGTGATTGATAATTCTAAAGTTCAGTTAATACAAAAAGGTCATGGAACTG ATGCAGTGTTCAGAGACTTGGAACCTCCCTTATTTCTTCATCTGTGCCCGCCTGCGGTTATTCTT GTTTCTAGTGTGGGACAAGATGCTGATCATATTACTGCAATGGAGCTTCTTAGCGCTGTCAAATCTGCTGGTAATCTGGCTGCATCAATATTTTTGAAGCCCTTCTGCTTTGAGGGACAAAGAAGGCAAGTAGAG GCAGCTGATTTGATTGGCAAACTTCAAACGTGCTCAAACTTTCATATTG TTATTGAAGCTGATTCATTGCTTGAGACGGAAGTGGAAACTCTTGCTGAAGCTTTGGAAAGTGCCAATGATGCTGTCCTGTCAATTATTAGCATGATATCTATCATGATGTCT GGTTACAATAAAATGTTCTGGAGTTCCCTTAATGCACAAATTAAGGAAGTCGATCCTGAGGATGTAGCCAAG CTACTCAGAAGCTATGGGGAAGCTATAGTTGGCTTTGGTGCTGGTTATAACATCCAGTCAGCAATTAAGCAGGCGGTCTTCCAATGTCCATTTCTTCGTGGTGGCATAAAG GGTGCCTGTgcaaaagggcgtacccagtacagagagctcccgctctgtgcgggctctagggaagggtgtcagtggcaagtcttaccctcgcctgtgcaatgcgaggagactgcaactcgaacccgggaccttccggtcacagacg gactTGAACAATGTGGTTTCCTCTCCCTTACAACTGCTCGGGTGTTGTCTGAAGGTGACATGATCTCCATTTTGCACATCTTTCGTCGAGTTACTGGGTTCACCAAAGATATTATATTTTCGAGAAATTCTGAACCTGATTTAGAGCCAAAACTGATAGTAGTTTCTCTTCTAACTATCCG AAACCATTATGATGAAAGTGTTTCCACAGTACAAGAGGGCTTTCTTTCAAATTTGGCCTTGCATTTTCCTTTTATATCCTCTCTTATGGGAGGAGATATCCCTGAGCAGAAACAAATTAGGTCGAAGCATTCCTTTAATCAACTGCCTGACAACAGATCTAATTCTGTAGAACAAGACGAATTCTCACAACTTTCTAATTGGTCATCTGATGCTACTGTTTCCAAATTATTTCCTGAACAATTTGAGGATTTGGAATCTGTGAG GCAGTAA
- the LOC136542257 gene encoding protein ACCUMULATION AND REPLICATION OF CHLOROPLASTS 3, chloroplastic-like isoform X2 — MAAPVRALPLPSPVAYPRMSLRGRSSCSRRRAPGVRAAASAAAAEGASRATEPVAVVGVGSRKDAVIDFCLGSRTLSSTPIRFWTVHVIDNSKVQLIQKGHGTDAVFRDLEPPLFLHLCPPAVILVSSVGQDADHITAMELLSAVKSAGNLAASIFLKPFCFEGQRRQVEAADLIGKLQTCSNFHIVIEADSLLETEVETLAEALESANDAVLSIISMISIMMSGYNKMFWSSLNAQIKEVDPEDVAKLLRSYGEAIVGFGAGYNIQSAIKQAVFQCPFLRGGIKGACAKGRTQYRELPLCAGSREGCQWQVLPSPVQCEETATRTRDLPVTDGLEQCGFLSLTTARVLSEGDMISILHIFRRVTGFTKDIIFSRNSEPDLEPKLIVVSLLTIRNHYDESVSTVQEGFLSNLALHFPFISSLMGGDIPEQKQIRSKHSFNQLPDNRSNSVEQDEFSQLSNWSSDATVSKLFPEQFEDLESVRNERIKLESLEGNLAVTGEMSKDDNREHLVSQQEHRFLSNSPGFDIAQLWAKQHAMASGSSKNDKLDIVAHPVGVKLSKVQSDHSPNTQPETLGADTTVATGHAAFGVPFSDVRLEKVMDVCSSAVTFLRNRMDRSRKRGSNSVSSRAALVLLSFSLSCILTLNVMLTQFVISFIPCLDTKGK, encoded by the exons ATGGCGGCTCCCGTCCGGGCCCTCCCGCTCCCGTCGCCCGTCGCGTACCCCCGCATGTCCTTGCGGGGCCGCAGCAGCTGCAGCCGGCGCCGCGCCCCCGGAGTTcgcgcggcggcgtcggcggcggcggcggagggtgcTTCGCGGGCGACGGAGCCCGTGGCGGTGGTCGGCGTAGGCAGCCGGAAGGACGCCGTCATTGACTTCTGCCTGGGCTCACGCACGCTGTCCTCCACCCCCATCCGCTTCTG GACAGTACATGTGATTGATAATTCTAAAGTTCAGTTAATACAAAAAGGTCATGGAACTG ATGCAGTGTTCAGAGACTTGGAACCTCCCTTATTTCTTCATCTGTGCCCGCCTGCGGTTATTCTT GTTTCTAGTGTGGGACAAGATGCTGATCATATTACTGCAATGGAGCTTCTTAGCGCTGTCAAATCTGCTGGTAATCTGGCTGCATCAATATTTTTGAAGCCCTTCTGCTTTGAGGGACAAAGAAGGCAAGTAGAG GCAGCTGATTTGATTGGCAAACTTCAAACGTGCTCAAACTTTCATATTG TTATTGAAGCTGATTCATTGCTTGAGACGGAAGTGGAAACTCTTGCTGAAGCTTTGGAAAGTGCCAATGATGCTGTCCTGTCAATTATTAGCATGATATCTATCATGATGTCT GGTTACAATAAAATGTTCTGGAGTTCCCTTAATGCACAAATTAAGGAAGTCGATCCTGAGGATGTAGCCAAG CTACTCAGAAGCTATGGGGAAGCTATAGTTGGCTTTGGTGCTGGTTATAACATCCAGTCAGCAATTAAGCAGGCGGTCTTCCAATGTCCATTTCTTCGTGGTGGCATAAAG GGTGCCTGTgcaaaagggcgtacccagtacagagagctcccgctctgtgcgggctctagggaagggtgtcagtggcaagtcttaccctcgcctgtgcaatgcgaggagactgcaactcgaacccgggaccttccggtcacagacg gactTGAACAATGTGGTTTCCTCTCCCTTACAACTGCTCGGGTGTTGTCTGAAGGTGACATGATCTCCATTTTGCACATCTTTCGTCGAGTTACTGGGTTCACCAAAGATATTATATTTTCGAGAAATTCTGAACCTGATTTAGAGCCAAAACTGATAGTAGTTTCTCTTCTAACTATCCG AAACCATTATGATGAAAGTGTTTCCACAGTACAAGAGGGCTTTCTTTCAAATTTGGCCTTGCATTTTCCTTTTATATCCTCTCTTATGGGAGGAGATATCCCTGAGCAGAAACAAATTAGGTCGAAGCATTCCTTTAATCAACTGCCTGACAACAGATCTAATTCTGTAGAACAAGACGAATTCTCACAACTTTCTAATTGGTCATCTGATGCTACTGTTTCCAAATTATTTCCTGAACAATTTGAGGATTTGGAATCTGTGAG gaatgagagaataaagctagAATCTCTGGAAGGTAATTTGGCAGTTACTGGAGAAATGAGCAAAGACGATAACAGAG AGCATTTAGTTTCACAGCAGGAACATCGTTTCTTGAGCAACTCCCCTGGTTTTGATATTGCACAATTGTGGGCTAAACAGCATGCGATGGCAAGTGGAAGCAGTAAAAATGATAAGCTTGATATTGTCGCTCATCCTGTTGGTGTAAAACTTAGCAAAGTTCAGTCTGATCATTCTCCAAATACGCAGCCTGAAACTCTTGGTGCTGACACAACTGTTGCTACTGGACATGCTGCCTTTGGAGTACCATTTTCTGATGTTCGTTTGGAGAAAGTAATGGACGTGTGTAGTTCTGCGGTCACATTTCTGAGGAATAGAATGGATAGGTCTCGAAAGCGTGGCTCAAACTCAGTATCCAGCCGGGCTGCCCTGGTGCTCCTTAGTTTCTCTCTCTCCTGCATACTTACCTTGAATGTCATGCTGACACAGTTTGTTATAAGCTTCATTCCTTGTTTGGACACCAAGGGGAAGTAG